The Oncorhynchus clarkii lewisi isolate Uvic-CL-2024 chromosome 12, UVic_Ocla_1.0, whole genome shotgun sequence genome segment CTATGTTTAGCAGATATATTCTGTTAATGAGGTGATGCAGAAGGGCAAAAAAAAGCATCTAACCATGCACTTTGGCTGCTCTGTTAGTGGTCTATTGATGTTAAGAATTTTGTCGTGGAACtgaacctgcccccccccccccccctccttctaaaaaaaaaataatttcaaTAAATACAACTACAATAGTTTGTTTcaatgtctttatttttactcaggCGGGGATGTCAGAACATAATCCCTTGTCTGTGGTGCATTTAGAAGTACCGACTGCCCATGGCTGCGACAACCACTTTCATGAACTTCTGCCAGGTTGCCTGAATTTCAGGAGTGAAAGAGGCTCCGAACTTGGCGGCAATGACAATTGTGAGGACGTCAGCCAACACCTGTGGACAAAAGACAAAGGAGGACGTTGTTAAATAAGACTGACGGTTTTCTTTTACCTTTGGAATTAGACGTGTTGCTCTGATTGCTATGTGTGTAGGCTTACATCAGTAAAGCCTAAAATATAAGCCTATTTCTCAAGACAGAAGGCATACCCTGAAATTGTCAGGGTCGACGAAGAGTTTGTTAGCGTGGGTCTCGCTCAGTGACTTGTATGTGGCCAAGATGTTGCCCATGTTCTTCACAGCTTTATCCAGAGCTCCACACACGACCTTGCCGTGAGCAGCAACTTTGGGGTTGCCCATGATTGCTGCGGGAGTGGACACATCTCCGAAAGAGCCGAAATAACGCTGAGTCCAGGGGTAGACGATCAGGACTCTGTCATTGCAAGAACGCCGAAATATGTgaattattttcaaatgtatttcaattataTGCCTAATTAAT includes the following:
- the LOC139421249 gene encoding hemoglobin subunit beta-1; translated protein: MVEWTDAEKSTISAVWGKVDINEIGPLALGRVLIVYPWTQRYFGSFGDVSTPAAIMGNPKVAAHGKVVCGALDKAVKNMGNILATYKSLSETHANKLFVDPDNFRVLADVLTIVIAAKFGASFTPEIQATWQKFMKVVVAAMGSRYF